In one Rhizobium leguminosarum genomic region, the following are encoded:
- a CDS encoding AraC family transcriptional regulator: MSDNSTPQFSFRFRGSSFDNMVETLGGAFGAFDAEPVGRAQEFHWGLDFAATDNAVLLTGYHEAEFQFNIEPTVDTAEYLSIVVPRSGGMGVTYGPRVAEAGQGKLLLYNNFEPNSVIMHGQANVIDELLINWPVILQTIGQTFEMPFSGSLDLLPELDLSKPAGRMIGSLTETIIQGMRDDGPLLQSPIAMAHLTQALADLVVRLVPHRLSHFLENGAALIAPRHVRKAIEFMHANIDQPITMPKVAEAAGVSSRALETGFRAFRGTSPAAYLLTLRLRAARQDLLDPESKDTMKAVCLKWGFFHFGRFSAVYKTTYGEYPSDTRKRAMRR, translated from the coding sequence ATGTCGGACAATAGCACGCCGCAATTCTCATTTCGATTTCGCGGCTCGTCCTTCGACAACATGGTCGAAACCCTCGGAGGCGCTTTTGGCGCATTCGATGCCGAGCCTGTCGGCCGTGCTCAGGAATTCCACTGGGGATTGGATTTTGCCGCGACTGACAATGCAGTACTGCTCACCGGTTATCACGAGGCGGAGTTTCAGTTCAATATCGAGCCGACCGTCGATACGGCGGAGTATCTGTCGATCGTTGTGCCACGCAGCGGCGGCATGGGGGTTACCTATGGGCCCCGCGTCGCCGAGGCCGGGCAAGGAAAATTGCTTCTTTACAATAATTTCGAACCCAACAGCGTCATCATGCATGGGCAAGCGAACGTCATCGACGAGCTGCTGATCAACTGGCCCGTCATCCTGCAGACGATCGGCCAGACCTTCGAGATGCCGTTCAGCGGTTCTCTCGACCTGCTGCCAGAACTCGATCTATCCAAGCCGGCCGGCCGGATGATCGGCAGCCTCACGGAAACGATCATCCAGGGCATGCGCGACGATGGCCCCTTGCTGCAGTCGCCGATTGCCATGGCGCACCTGACGCAGGCACTGGCCGATCTGGTCGTACGCCTGGTGCCTCACCGGCTGTCGCATTTCCTGGAGAACGGGGCTGCCCTGATCGCACCCCGGCATGTCCGCAAGGCGATCGAATTCATGCACGCCAATATCGATCAGCCGATCACTATGCCGAAGGTGGCCGAAGCGGCCGGCGTATCCAGCCGGGCGCTCGAAACCGGTTTTCGTGCCTTCCGGGGCACCTCTCCCGCCGCCTACCTGCTGACGCTCCGTCTGCGCGCGGCGCGCCAGGATCTGCTCGATCCAGAGAGCAAGGACACCATGAAGGCTGTCTGCCTCAAATGGGGCTTCTTTCATTTCGGCCGGTTTTCCGCGGTTTATAAGACGACATACGGGGAATACCCTTCCGACACCAGGAAGCGCGCGATGCGGCGATAG
- a CDS encoding quaternary amine ABC transporter ATP-binding protein produces MADQRFGGIKIRHLYKIFGPNPSAYVDAVQKGLSKTELNEKHGHVLGLRDINVEIPSGRIQVVMGLSGSGKSTLIRHINRLIDPTAGEVLVDGVDVVKMNETELRAFRRHQTAMVFQKFALLPHRNVLDNTIFGLEVQGMERAKATDVAMRWLERVGLKGFEQRYPNQLSGGMQQRVGLARALSNDAPVLLMDEAYSALDPLIRTDMQTVLLDIQKEIKKTIVFITHDLDEALRLGDQIAILRDGELIQQGTSQDIVLRPADDYIANFVKEVNRGRVIHVEAVMTPLHSGAAPVGLAIAAGTTVEEAVRMLASTPEGDARVVSPSGETLGLVTFRQLAGAMVNSQEVAPRHDSALSVAL; encoded by the coding sequence ATGGCTGATCAGCGTTTCGGCGGCATCAAGATCCGCCACCTCTACAAGATCTTCGGCCCCAACCCCTCCGCCTATGTCGATGCGGTTCAGAAGGGACTGTCGAAGACCGAGCTCAACGAAAAGCACGGTCACGTGCTCGGTCTCCGGGATATCAATGTCGAGATCCCCTCCGGCCGCATCCAGGTCGTCATGGGCCTTTCGGGGTCGGGCAAATCGACGCTCATCCGCCACATCAATCGTCTGATCGATCCGACCGCCGGCGAAGTGCTGGTCGACGGCGTCGATGTGGTGAAGATGAACGAGACGGAATTGCGGGCATTTCGCCGGCACCAAACGGCGATGGTGTTTCAGAAGTTCGCACTTCTGCCGCACCGGAATGTTCTCGATAACACCATCTTCGGCCTCGAAGTGCAGGGCATGGAGCGCGCGAAAGCGACCGACGTCGCCATGCGCTGGCTGGAGCGGGTCGGGCTGAAGGGCTTCGAGCAGAGATATCCCAACCAGCTTTCCGGTGGCATGCAGCAGCGCGTCGGCCTGGCGCGGGCCCTCTCCAACGACGCGCCGGTCCTGCTGATGGACGAGGCCTATTCGGCGCTCGATCCTTTGATCCGCACGGATATGCAGACGGTCCTTCTCGACATCCAGAAGGAGATCAAGAAAACCATCGTCTTCATCACCCATGATCTCGATGAAGCGCTTCGCCTGGGCGACCAGATTGCCATCCTGCGCGACGGCGAACTCATCCAGCAGGGCACCAGCCAGGATATCGTTCTGCGTCCGGCCGACGATTACATCGCCAACTTCGTCAAGGAGGTCAATCGAGGCCGGGTCATTCATGTCGAAGCCGTCATGACGCCGCTGCATTCTGGTGCGGCGCCGGTTGGACTGGCGATTGCGGCAGGCACGACCGTCGAAGAGGCCGTCCGGATGCTGGCATCGACACCAGAGGGCGATGCCAGGGTCGTTTCGCCTTCCGGGGAAACGTTGGGGCTCGTCACCTTCCGCCAGCTCGCGGGCGCGATGGTGAACTCGCAGGAGGTTGCCCCCCGACACGACAGCGCCCTGTCAGTCGCCCTCTGA
- a CDS encoding ABC transporter permease: protein MEWFYKFPHMDDDALRNLKKAIDDGFRGFTRAYGDGIETLFVPLQHFLIAAERFMTQTPWPIITAIILAIAWLGSRSMKVVFGCLATLLLIGYFDMWDDTMRTVSMIFVCTVLSIAIGIPMGILMARSDRLQRVVNPILDVMQTMPSFVYLIPVVMLLGIGKVPGLIAVVIYAIPPMIRLTDLGIRLVDKDVLEAADAFGTSKSQKLFKVQLPLALPTIMAGINQTIMMALAMVVIASMIGVQGLGQPVLKAIANQYFTLGIFNGLAIVGIAIIFDRVSQAYGKRLQKHREIVHG, encoded by the coding sequence ATGGAATGGTTTTATAAATTCCCGCATATGGATGACGACGCGCTTCGCAATCTGAAGAAGGCGATCGATGACGGGTTTCGTGGATTTACCCGCGCCTACGGCGACGGCATCGAAACCCTCTTTGTTCCGCTGCAGCATTTCCTCATTGCCGCCGAACGGTTCATGACGCAGACGCCGTGGCCGATCATCACCGCGATCATCCTAGCCATCGCATGGCTTGGCAGCCGCAGCATGAAGGTCGTCTTCGGCTGTCTGGCGACGCTGCTGCTGATCGGCTATTTCGATATGTGGGACGATACGATGCGGACGGTCTCGATGATCTTCGTCTGCACGGTTCTTTCCATCGCCATCGGCATCCCGATGGGGATTCTGATGGCACGCTCCGACCGGTTGCAGCGCGTCGTCAATCCGATCCTCGACGTCATGCAGACCATGCCGAGTTTCGTCTACCTCATTCCGGTCGTCATGCTGCTCGGCATCGGCAAGGTGCCCGGCCTGATCGCCGTCGTCATCTACGCCATCCCGCCGATGATCCGCCTGACCGATCTCGGCATCCGGCTCGTCGACAAGGATGTGCTCGAAGCAGCGGACGCCTTCGGAACATCAAAGTCGCAGAAGCTCTTCAAGGTGCAGCTGCCGCTGGCCCTTCCCACCATCATGGCCGGCATCAACCAGACGATCATGATGGCGCTTGCCATGGTGGTCATCGCGTCGATGATTGGCGTCCAGGGCCTCGGCCAACCGGTACTGAAGGCGATTGCCAACCAGTATTTCACCCTGGGTATTTTCAACGGCCTTGCCATCGTCGGTATCGCCATCATCTTCGACCGAGTCAGCCAGGCGTATGGCAAGAGGCTCCAGAAGCATCGGGAAATCGTCCATGGCTGA
- a CDS encoding ABC transporter substrate-binding protein produces the protein MKKLLATTCLTFGLIGGASFASAAECGSVTIASMNWQSAEVLSNLDKFILNEGYGCSADITVGDTVPTITSMAEKGQPDIAPEAWIDLLPDVVKKGTEEGRIVQVGSPLPDGGVQGWWIPKYLADAHPDIKTIGDVLKHPELFPDPEDAKKGAIFNGPQGWGGTVVTSQLYKAFEAEKAGFSLVDTGSAAGLDGSIAKAYERKEGWAGYYWAPTALLGKYQMVKLEAGVPEDSAEWKRCITVADCPDPKPASWPVDHVVTLVAKPFSEKVGPEVMDYLAKRSWSNDTVNKLMSWMTDNQATGEDGAKHFLKENKDIWAKWVSPEAAAKIEAAL, from the coding sequence ATGAAAAAACTACTCGCAACGACATGTCTGACATTCGGCCTGATTGGCGGAGCGTCTTTCGCCAGCGCCGCCGAATGCGGCAGCGTGACCATCGCCAGCATGAACTGGCAGAGCGCCGAAGTTCTCTCAAACCTGGACAAGTTCATCCTGAACGAAGGCTATGGCTGCAGCGCTGACATCACCGTTGGCGACACCGTCCCGACGATCACCTCCATGGCCGAAAAAGGCCAGCCGGATATCGCGCCCGAAGCCTGGATCGATCTTCTCCCCGACGTCGTCAAGAAGGGCACGGAAGAAGGCCGCATCGTTCAGGTCGGTTCTCCGCTGCCCGATGGCGGCGTGCAGGGCTGGTGGATCCCGAAATATCTCGCCGATGCCCATCCCGATATCAAGACCATCGGCGACGTGCTGAAGCATCCGGAACTCTTCCCCGATCCGGAAGACGCGAAGAAGGGTGCCATCTTCAACGGCCCGCAGGGCTGGGGCGGCACTGTCGTCACCTCGCAGCTCTACAAGGCCTTTGAGGCCGAGAAGGCGGGCTTCAGCCTCGTCGACACCGGCTCTGCCGCCGGCCTCGACGGTTCGATCGCCAAAGCCTACGAACGCAAGGAAGGCTGGGCCGGCTACTACTGGGCGCCGACCGCGCTGCTCGGCAAGTATCAGATGGTCAAGCTCGAAGCCGGCGTGCCGGAGGATTCAGCCGAATGGAAGCGCTGCATCACCGTCGCCGACTGCCCCGACCCCAAGCCCGCTTCATGGCCGGTCGATCACGTCGTCACCCTGGTTGCCAAGCCCTTCTCGGAAAAGGTCGGGCCTGAAGTCATGGACTACCTGGCGAAGCGCTCCTGGAGCAACGACACGGTCAACAAGCTGATGTCGTGGATGACCGACAACCAGGCGACCGGCGAAGACGGCGCCAAGCACTTCCTGAAAGAAAACAAGGACATCTGGGCCAAGTGGGTCTCGCCTGAGGCAGCCGCGAAGATCGAAGCTGCGCTTTAA
- a CDS encoding pyrroline-5-carboxylate reductase family protein, giving the protein MSVSLRIGIIGGGGWLGGAIAGSIVDAGRVEPRNLSLSYRSQQPDRFPNSFWTSDNQALADRSDVILLSVRPDDWRTLGVDAGGKLVISVMAGFGLAALSQRHKTGRVVRALPNAAAEVAKSYTPLIGTSEVTENDRAIVRAIFEACGSQDEVARESDIDYLTGLSGSGPAFPALLAAAMMRHAVARGLPAAIARRAVNTVISGAGRLLERRDESPEEVVQTFLDCRGTTAAAIDSMQAAGFDASVAKGLLAAFQKSVSMGEIS; this is encoded by the coding sequence ATGAGCGTTTCCTTGAGGATCGGCATCATTGGCGGCGGCGGCTGGCTGGGCGGAGCAATCGCCGGCTCGATTGTCGATGCCGGCCGAGTCGAGCCTCGAAATCTCTCGCTCTCCTATCGCAGTCAGCAGCCGGATCGCTTCCCGAATTCCTTCTGGACGTCCGACAATCAGGCGCTTGCCGACCGCTCGGACGTGATCCTTCTCTCCGTCCGGCCCGATGACTGGCGGACCCTTGGTGTCGATGCCGGTGGCAAGCTCGTCATTTCGGTCATGGCGGGCTTCGGTCTTGCCGCCCTTTCGCAACGCCACAAGACCGGCCGTGTCGTCCGCGCCCTGCCGAATGCTGCTGCCGAAGTGGCTAAGTCCTACACGCCCTTGATCGGCACAAGCGAGGTCACGGAAAATGACCGCGCCATCGTCCGCGCCATTTTCGAGGCATGCGGATCGCAGGACGAGGTCGCAAGGGAAAGCGACATCGATTACCTCACCGGCCTTTCCGGGTCCGGACCGGCCTTCCCGGCGCTGCTTGCGGCCGCCATGATGCGCCACGCCGTCGCCCGCGGCCTGCCGGCCGCGATTGCGCGACGCGCCGTCAATACGGTGATATCGGGCGCCGGCCGCCTTTTGGAGCGCCGTGACGAGAGCCCTGAGGAGGTCGTGCAAACCTTTCTCGACTGTCGCGGCACGACTGCGGCGGCCATCGACAGCATGCAGGCGGCGGGTTTCGACGCTTCAGTCGCCAAGGGATTATTGGCAGCATTTCAGAAATCGGTGAGTATGGGAGAGATTTCCTGA